From Meles meles chromosome 5, mMelMel3.1 paternal haplotype, whole genome shotgun sequence, one genomic window encodes:
- the TMEM217 gene encoding transmembrane protein 217 gives MKQQHWFGMTAKMGTVLSGVFTIVATDMYLIFEQKYIKSEDCIEHQEKTNSATFLVEKFIICWTFNVVFFMSFMTIIISCFLLYSVHAQIYRGLVMYIIWIIFYETVNVVIQIITNNGSVIEEVRVMRWFGLLSRIFMHCFWIFYVISYAHIIYKGQSQGNIISYNRRISSGNGEFLRRKSKIISFTRHYSG, from the coding sequence ATGAAACAGCAGCACTGGTTTGGGATGACTGCCAAGATGGGCACCGTGTTATCGGGGGTCTTTACCATTGTGGCCACTGACATGTACCTCATCTTCGAACAGAAGTACATAAAGAGCGAAGATTGCATTGAACATCAGGAAAAGACCAACAGTGCAACCTTCCTGGTAGAGAAGTTCATTATCTGCTGGACCTTCAATGTTGTCTTCTTCATGTCTTTCATGACCATCATCATCAGCTGCTTCCTCCTATACTCGGTCCATGCCCAAATATACCGGGGCTTAGTGATGTATATTATCTGGATCATTTTCTATGAAACTGTAAACGTTGTAATTCAAATCATTACCAACAATGGCTCCGTCATTGAAGAGGTCAGGGTCATGCGCTGGTTTGGCTTGCTGTCCCGTATATTCATGCACTGTTTCTGGATATTCTATGTCATCTCCTATGCCCACATTATCTATAAAGGTCAAAGCCAGGGCAATATAATCTCCTACAACAGACGTATTTCTTCAGGCAATGGAGAGTTCCTACGACGGAAATCAAAGATCATCAGCTTTACCCGCCACTATAGTGGATAA
- the LOC123942169 gene encoding uncharacterized protein LOC123942169 — MKDRTVCLVVGIFSALNTIQFLIFDLNHITTIGFEDKVSIYKETKSEVVSWMLTHKKSISFVLGTLTIAFSVLLIYCTHWNKYLGLLCYATWIIAYELISFSMVILIHGVIEEQFKELSYLYWIFQISRMLLHFLCLPFLIRHAYFLYNDPKILSKIARRRCSSVSTADSWSPVGMGTLYRKLN; from the coding sequence ATGAAAGACAGAACGGTCTGCCTCGTGGTGGGCATCTTCTCTGCCCTGAACACCATTCAGTTCCTCATCTTTGACCTGAACCACATTACCACCATCGGCTTCGAGGACAAAGTCAGCATCTACAAGGAAACAAAATCTGAGGTCGTGTCTTGGATGCTGACCCACAAGAAAAGCATCAGCTTTGTCTTAGGCACCCTCACCATCGCCTTCAGCGTGCTGCTCATCTACTGTACCCACTGGAACAAGTACTTGGGGCTGCTGTGCTACGCCACGTGGATCATCGCCTATGAGCTCATCAGCTTCTCCATGGTCATACTCATCCATGGCGTCATCGAAGAGCAGTTCAAGGAGCTGAGTTACCTGTACTGGATCTTCCAAATCTCCCGTATGCTCCTGCACTTCCTCTGTCTACCTTTCCTCATTAGGCATGCCTACTTCCTTTACAATGACCCCAAGATTTTAAGCAAAATAGCTCGCCGCAGGTGTTCCTCTGTCAGTACGGCGGATTCGTGGTCCCCTGTTGGGATGGGAACGCTGTACCGAAAGCTGAACTGA